The Cohnella abietis genome has a segment encoding these proteins:
- a CDS encoding ABC transporter ATP-binding protein — protein MEHHAVKLQGISKKYKRYKKSHHRLLEWITSGKIKMHEDFWALKNVSLSVDKGECIGIIGHNGAGKSTLLKLLSKSLWPTTGTVMAQGNVVSLLELGTGFHPELTGIENIYTSGKLLGYSNEYITSKLNGIIEFSELSEQFLNQSVKSYSSGMYVRLAFSLFANLEPDVYIVDEALSVGDIFFQQKCFDFLQQLKSNGTAIILVTHDMQTVKKYCDRVIIMEDGCITHEGNPLEMVNLFYTMGRGPLNEQIDENNRQMINNSLDEYIEVPEESKRNVLHAVGSRRGNGDIKIIGAVICDVEGNELRTAQTGDRVFLNIYAEVIKDTPNLTFAYQFSDRHNTVVFGQNSYMLDRTMLSASKSEIIKAEFEIEMNLFQGLYTVMVAVTECQTESAQLIYDWVEGCMTLEILRPIWRTFHGAAYMDSSFKIESYKP, from the coding sequence ATGGAACACCACGCTGTTAAACTACAAGGTATATCCAAAAAGTATAAGAGATATAAAAAGTCCCATCATCGCTTACTTGAATGGATAACCTCAGGGAAAATTAAAATGCACGAGGATTTCTGGGCATTGAAAAATGTGAGCTTGTCTGTTGATAAAGGTGAGTGTATCGGAATTATTGGACATAATGGAGCAGGCAAGAGCACTTTATTAAAGTTGCTGTCTAAATCACTATGGCCTACAACCGGCACCGTAATGGCACAGGGGAATGTAGTTTCCTTGTTAGAATTAGGCACAGGCTTTCACCCAGAGCTTACCGGTATAGAAAATATTTATACTAGTGGCAAGCTATTAGGTTACTCTAACGAATATATTACGAGTAAATTAAATGGAATCATTGAATTCTCGGAATTGAGTGAACAATTCTTAAACCAATCAGTCAAATCCTATTCATCGGGGATGTATGTAAGATTGGCATTTTCGTTATTTGCTAATTTGGAACCAGACGTATACATTGTCGACGAAGCGCTGTCTGTTGGGGATATATTCTTTCAACAAAAGTGTTTTGACTTCCTCCAACAACTGAAATCAAATGGAACTGCTATTATCTTGGTCACCCATGACATGCAGACCGTTAAAAAATATTGCGATAGGGTCATAATCATGGAGGATGGGTGTATTACTCATGAAGGAAATCCTCTAGAAATGGTCAATTTGTTTTACACGATGGGGAGAGGCCCATTGAATGAACAGATTGACGAAAATAATAGACAAATGATAAATAACTCCTTAGATGAGTATATTGAAGTTCCTGAAGAAAGTAAGAGGAATGTGCTACATGCAGTAGGTTCACGCAGAGGAAATGGAGATATAAAAATAATCGGCGCTGTTATATGTGATGTCGAAGGAAATGAACTGCGTACAGCTCAGACTGGGGATCGGGTTTTCTTAAATATCTATGCAGAGGTAATAAAGGATACACCAAATTTGACTTTCGCATACCAGTTTTCTGATAGACATAATACAGTTGTTTTTGGACAGAACTCCTATATGCTGGATCGGACGATGCTAAGTGCCTCCAAAAGCGAGATAATAAAAGCTGAGTTTGAAATAGAGATGAATCTTTTCCAAGGATTATACACCGTTATGGTTGCAGTAACGGAATGTCAGACAGAATCAGCACAATTGATATATGATTGGGTAGAAGGTTGTATGACGTTGGAAATTCTTAGACCAATATGGCGTACATTTCATGGAGCCGCTTATATGGACTCATCATTCAAAATTGAAAGCTATAAACCATAG
- a CDS encoding ABC transporter permease, with protein MGIWKYRSYIWNNSVSDLKNRYAGSSLGAYWNILQPLIQILLFTFVFSQVMAAKIPGMDSSVAFAIYLSAGFIPWLAFSEMINRGSNSFVENATYLKKLAIPEHVFLLQVAITTSLNLFISMGLLFVLTIVLGFHIGIYWLVLPIVLLLFIAFGLGLALMFASINVFFRDVSQLLLSIVQIWMWMTPIVYVEDFLPSGFAQVIKYNPAYYFVNAFHQIIVYSSLPNGNDWIVMISVSVLSLLMGYIVYTKLRAEIRDVI; from the coding sequence TTGGGTATTTGGAAATATCGCTCATATATATGGAACAATTCAGTTTCTGACTTGAAGAATCGCTATGCAGGCTCCTCTCTGGGAGCCTATTGGAATATATTGCAGCCTCTGATTCAGATTCTTCTTTTTACATTCGTTTTTTCACAAGTTATGGCTGCTAAGATTCCAGGGATGGATTCATCGGTTGCTTTTGCTATTTATTTATCTGCTGGTTTTATCCCATGGCTAGCATTCTCTGAAATGATTAATAGAGGAAGTAATTCTTTTGTAGAGAACGCAACCTATCTCAAGAAATTGGCAATTCCAGAACATGTATTCTTGCTACAGGTTGCAATTACAACTAGCTTGAATTTGTTCATTTCAATGGGATTACTATTCGTGCTAACAATAGTGTTAGGATTTCATATTGGTATATACTGGCTAGTTCTTCCAATCGTACTCCTGCTTTTTATTGCTTTTGGACTAGGTTTAGCTTTAATGTTTGCTAGTATTAATGTTTTTTTTAGAGATGTTTCTCAGTTACTTCTTAGCATTGTTCAAATTTGGATGTGGATGACTCCAATAGTGTATGTTGAAGACTTTTTGCCTTCAGGTTTTGCACAAGTAATTAAATATAATCCAGCTTACTATTTTGTAAACGCATTTCATCAAATTATTGTGTATTCATCACTTCCCAACGGAAATGATTGGATTGTAATGATAAGTGTATCAGTGTTATCTCTTCTTATGGGATATATCGTGTATACAAAACTACGTGCAGAAATTAGGGATGTTATCTGA
- a CDS encoding GDP-L-fucose synthase family protein — MLKHKRIVVTGGAGFLGHHVVEELYSRGCSEVFIPRSNKYNLITESGIDLMFREMKPDLIIHLAAVVGGIGANRANPGKYFYDNLMMGTQMIEKSRQYGLDKFVAIGTICAYPKYTPVPFKEDDIWGGYPEETNAPYGLAKKMMLVQSQAYRQQYEFNSIYLLPVNLYGPRDNFNPETSHVIPALIKKCIDAKRKGESSIEVWGSGKATREFLYVEDAAAGIVLATENYNESDPINLGAGSEISIHDLVEKIAELTGFDGNILWNTEKPDGQPRRSLDTSKASEKFGFKAKTDFSEGLRSTINWYISNS, encoded by the coding sequence GTGTTAAAGCATAAAAGGATAGTGGTTACTGGTGGAGCAGGATTTCTAGGTCATCATGTGGTTGAGGAGCTATATTCACGGGGATGTTCTGAGGTGTTTATACCTCGCAGTAATAAATATAATCTAATTACGGAATCCGGGATAGATTTAATGTTCAGGGAAATGAAGCCTGATTTAATTATTCACCTTGCAGCGGTTGTAGGTGGGATTGGTGCTAATCGTGCAAATCCAGGTAAATATTTTTATGATAATCTAATGATGGGAACACAAATGATAGAAAAGTCAAGACAATATGGGTTGGATAAATTTGTAGCTATTGGTACAATATGTGCATACCCCAAATACACCCCTGTTCCTTTTAAAGAAGATGATATTTGGGGGGGGTATCCAGAGGAAACGAATGCTCCTTACGGTTTGGCTAAAAAGATGATGTTAGTGCAATCGCAGGCTTACCGCCAGCAATACGAATTTAATTCAATCTACCTATTGCCTGTTAATTTGTACGGACCTAGAGATAATTTTAATCCAGAAACATCTCATGTCATTCCCGCTCTTATTAAGAAATGCATCGATGCAAAGAGGAAAGGAGAATCGTCAATCGAGGTTTGGGGATCTGGAAAAGCAACAAGGGAATTTCTGTATGTTGAAGACGCTGCAGCGGGTATCGTTTTAGCTACAGAAAACTATAATGAGAGTGACCCTATTAATTTGGGAGCAGGGTCTGAAATATCGATACATGATTTAGTGGAGAAAATTGCAGAACTAACAGGATTTGATGGCAATATCTTGTGGAATACTGAAAAGCCTGACGGTCAACCAAGAAGATCCTTGGATACGTCAAAAGCTTCTGAGAAATTTGGTTTTAAGGCAAAAACTGATTTCTCTGAGGGTTTAAGAAGTACTATTAATTGGTATATTTCCAATAGCTAG
- a CDS encoding GDP-mannose 4,6-dehydratase: MISLKALITGASGFVGTEMTKTLLKNNIEVMGISRTTSALNGQVTEKYVCDIQEKSKLKKILGFYRPNYIIHLAGPAFIPHSFDKPEITYDVIFKGTLNLLESMRELKLASRLLYVSSADVYGSGLKSVLSERDALEPANPYSTAKACSELLSKQFFYSYGTDVIIARPFNHTGPGQSADFVCSSFAQQVATMRDGLMKKQLVTGNIDVKRDFLDVRDVVEAYMALLNNGVSGQLYNVCSGQAVSIREIVKMLFRFADIEEYEIKVDSAKVRENDVALRVGDNKKIVTNVGWLPNYKIEQTIGDLLEYWRENLRVKA, encoded by the coding sequence GTGATTTCTCTGAAAGCACTAATTACAGGTGCGAGTGGTTTTGTTGGGACGGAAATGACAAAAACGCTTCTAAAGAACAATATAGAAGTTATGGGTATTTCGAGAACAACTAGCGCATTAAACGGACAAGTAACCGAGAAGTATGTATGTGATATACAAGAAAAATCAAAGCTTAAGAAAATACTGGGTTTCTATAGGCCAAATTATATTATACATCTTGCTGGTCCGGCATTTATCCCTCACTCATTCGACAAGCCAGAAATTACGTATGATGTCATTTTTAAAGGTACGTTAAATTTACTTGAAAGCATGAGGGAGTTAAAATTGGCATCTAGGTTGCTCTATGTGAGCTCCGCGGATGTTTATGGATCAGGACTAAAGAGTGTTCTGTCCGAGCGAGATGCACTTGAGCCAGCAAACCCATATTCAACAGCGAAGGCTTGTTCAGAATTATTAAGCAAGCAATTCTTCTATTCATATGGTACGGATGTCATTATTGCACGTCCCTTTAATCATACTGGACCAGGTCAATCTGCAGACTTTGTATGTTCAAGCTTCGCACAGCAGGTAGCGACAATGCGAGATGGTTTAATGAAGAAGCAACTTGTTACCGGGAATATTGATGTTAAAAGAGATTTCCTGGACGTTAGAGATGTTGTGGAAGCTTATATGGCCCTATTAAATAATGGAGTATCTGGGCAATTATACAATGTTTGCTCGGGTCAAGCGGTATCCATCCGTGAAATCGTTAAGATGTTATTCCGATTTGCAGATATAGAAGAGTATGAGATTAAAGTTGATAGTGCAAAAGTAAGAGAAAACGACGTTGCTCTAAGAGTAGGAGACAATAAGAAGATTGTTACTAACGTTGGGTGGCTGCCTAATTACAAAATTGAACAAACAATTGGGGATTTGTTAGAGTACTGGAGGGAGAACCTACGTGTTAAAGCATAA